The genomic window GAACGTCAACGCCGACGACGCGAAGATCGTCATCGCGGGGCTCACCCTCGAGATCGAACTGACGGGCCGCGGGCCGAAAGACACCGACGGCGATGGCGTCCCCGACACCATCGACAAGTGCCCGACCAAGGCAGGCCCCAAGGAAACGCAAGGGTGCCCGGACACCGACCTCGACGGCCTACCGGACCACGAAGACAAGTGCCCAACGGAGCCCGGCCCGAAGGAAAACCAGGGCTGCCCCGGTGGCGACAGCGACGGTGACGGCGTACCCGACAAGGAAGACCGCTGCCCAACGATCCCAGGCCCCAAGGAGAACAAGGGTTGCCCCGACTCCGACGGCGACAGCGTCAACGATGCGGACGATCAGTGTCCGAACGTCAAGGGCGAGCCCGACAACAAGGGCTGCCCGAAGTACAAGCAGGTCACGGTCAAAGAGTCGAAGATTGAAATCGCTCAGAAGATTTTCTTTGCGTTCAATCAGGCTACAATTTTGCCGAAGTCGTTCGACATCCTCGATGAGGTGGCTCAAGCTCTAAAGGACGCGTCGAAGTTGCGCGTTCGCATCGAAGGACACACCGATGCGGTCGGAGCGGTTGAACACAACTTGGCGTTGTCCGAGGCACGCGCGGCGGCAGTTCGCGAGTACCTGATTGGGCAGGGCCTTACCCCAGATCGTCTCGAGTCGAAGGGCTATGGCCCCACCCTTCCCCTCGAATCGAACGCGACAGCCGAAGGCAGGGAGCGCAATCGGCGCGTCGAGTTCGTCATCCTCAACAAATAGTTTCTCGAGCGAGGAGCAGGTCATGAGCAAGCGTGGTTGGCTGGGCGGATGGATCGGACTCGGTGTTCTCATCGGCTGCGGTGTGCAGGCGGTGGACTATCCGGACGGCGATGGCGGTGCAGGTGGTGGCGGTGTCACGAAGCCCGCTGACGTCGGCGCCCCGTGCACGACCGACGCCCAGTGCAACGGGCGCGTCTGCGTCAATGGGCAGTGCGGCAACTGCGCCTCGAATGCACAGTGCAAGGATCCGACGAAGCCCGTCTGCGACACGGCGTCGGGCGTTTGCGGACCGTGCACCACGAGCAGTCAGTGCGCCGATGGCTTGGCTTGCGTCAGCGGCCAGTGCAGCGCCTGCACCTCGAACGAGCAGTGCCCCGCGGGGCAGGTCTGCGCGAACGGCAAGTGCGGCCCCTGCCAGGCGACCTCGCAGTGCACGCAGCCGCAACAGTGCCTCCTCCCGCAGGGCGTTTGCACGAGCGGCACCGGCGGCGACAGCGGCGTCACCATCACCGACTCGGGTCCCGGCTTTGATGCTTGCGCCACCGGCGGCTACGCGGGCTTGTTGCCCGGTCACACCTCTGTGTGGGGCACCTCGCTGGCCGCCGCCGCAGGCGGTAAGGTCGGCAAGGCCGCCGGCGACAACGCCTGCAACCTCACCTTCGCCGGTTCGCACGTCTGCACCTGGCAAGAGCTCAAGACCCTCGACACCTGCGGCAAGCTCATCGCCCTGAAGAACACGACGACAAATGCGTGGCTGCACCGCGACACGCCCGAGACCGCCAACGGCACGACCATCACCTTCGAGGACGGGCGCCCGGCCGGCCAGACGAGCGCCGGAACCGGCGCCCCCAATCAGCGCGGCGGCAGCTGCGACGACTGGCGCTACGGCACCAACCACATCGCAGACGGCGAGTTCGTGGAGTTCGGTGGCGGCACGATGATCGCTCGGCTCGACGGCGACACGGCCAGCGACGACACGTACAACGGCCTCGGCTACCCCTCAAACTGCGGCGCAAACCCGTGCGTCTCGCACGCCGTCAGCGGCAAGCTCGAGTGCGGCGGCGTCACCCGCGCCATCCTGTGCTGCAAGTGAGCGGGCACGTGAGCGGCATCCTGGGCTGAGGGGCTGAGATGCGCGCCGGCGCTTCGCTACGCTGGGCAGGTGTGTTCGTTGGGGGGCTCGCAGTCGCCATCGCTATCTCGGCGCGGGCTGATGAGCCCGCCCAGACACCTTGGCCCGGCGGCGAAGCCCCCGACGAGCCGACCTTCGCGCGTTGGGTCGACGAGGCCGTCGAGCTTGGCGCTCGTGAAGCCGCAGACGAGGCCGTGGCCGCCGTGGAACCCGCAGAAGGCCGCGAGGCCTTGGCCGTCTCCCAGGAGCGGCTCGACCAGGGCGGGGATATCAACGACATCCTCTTCCGCCTGGGAGACAGCATCTTTTCGCACGAGTTCGATCGCGCCGACGGCTTCGGCGCCGGCGCGAGCGGCAAGCTTCGACGAATCCACACGGGCGTCCGCGGAGGCCTGGACTCGCACGCGTGCAGCAGTTGTCACTCGGTGGGCGGCGTCGACGGCGCCGGTTCCGAGACCCAGCGCGCCTTCGTGGAAGGTGACGGCGTGCGCGAGTCGTCAGCGCTCGCGCGCAATGCGCCTCAGGTCATCGGTGGCGGCATCGTCCAGGCGCTCGCCCTGGAAATGACCCGCGAGCTCGCGGCCTCGCGCGACGTCGCACTGCTGCAGGCAAAGACGACTGGCGCGCCGGTCACCGTGGCGCTCAAGGCAAAGGGAGTCTCGTTCGGAGCCCTCACGGCGGACCCCGGAGGCAGCCTCGACACGGCGCGCGTCGAAGGAGTGTCGACCGATCTCGTCGTGCGACCCTTCGGTTGGAAGGGCAACGTGGCGACGCTCCGCCGCTTCGCGGAAGACGCCGCGCGTGTGCACTTTGGGATCCAATCGACGGTCATCGCCGCGTCCCAAGAGAAGAACCCCGACGTCGTTCGCTTTGGTCCCGGGCCCGGAGCCGATCCCGACAACGACGGCGTCGTGCGCGAACTGGAAGAAGGCGCTCTCTCGGCCATGGCCATCTACATGGCGATGCTGGAGAGCCCCGCGGTGCGCGTGCCGTTTGACTTGGGCCTCCGCGAACGGTGGGCGCGAGGCAGCGCCACCTTCGATGCCGTGGCGTGCGCCACCTGCCACACGCGCGAGCTGACGCTACTCGGCGTCTCATGGCGCGAGCTGCCCGACACGACCGGTGGGCCTGGCAACCTCGTCTACATCATGACGGAGGGCGATCAGCCCAAGAGCAGCGCGAACGTTCGCCTCTTCAGCGATCTCAAACGGCACGACATGGGGCCCGAGCTCGCCGATCGGCACGTCTCTGCCGACGGAATCCCAAGCACGGTCTTCCTCACGAGACCGCTGTGGGGCCTCGCCGACACGGCGCCTTACCTGCACGACGGACGGGCGCCATCGCTCCCGGAAGCCATCGTCGCCCACGGCGGAGAAGCGACGGCTTCGCGCGACGCTTACCTCGCGCTCTCCGCCGACGGCAAAGCGGACCTGCACGTCTTTCTCCTCTCGCTTTCGCGCGCGCAGCGCTTGCGGATGGCCCGATGAGCTCGTTCGCGCGCCGCGTCGCTCGAGCCCTCGTGGGTCTCGCCGTTGTTGCCGGTGCGGCTGCCACAGCAGGGTGTGACGAATCGACGGCGGTGCCCGCACGCGTGCAGCGTTCTCCCATGGCCAAGGCCCTCGGCATCTTCTCCACGCGCACCCCGGCCGACCCGCGCGCGCAAGGGAGGCTGGCGCTCGAGCAGGACGCCTTTCGACGGGAGAGCCGATTCCTCGAGGGGGCGCGGCCCGGGTACCTGTTCCGCGCGACGCGCGTGGAACAAGGCGAGCTTGAGGCTGGCCTCTGGTCGAACGAAGAGATGTACCAGTTGGGCGGCCAACTCTTCCACGTGCCGTTTACGAAGGACGTGGGTTTCGGCGCAGCCGACTTGCCGACGCTGGCCCGATTTCATCGAGGCCGTCGCGGTGGCCCCGACGCGCACAAGTGCGCGACCTGCCACTGGCGCGGCGGCCTCGCGGGAGCGGGCGATGGCGCCGACAACGCTTACCTCGACGGCGATGGCGACAGCCAGGACTCGGCGCTCGAGCGAAACCCGCCGACTCTCCACGGCGCGGGCCTCGTGGAGCTCCTCGCGCAAGAGATGACGCGCGACCTCGCGAGTCTGCGCGAGGGTCTCATCGCACGAGCGCGCCGAGAGAAGGCCGCGGCCTCCGTAGAACTGCTCAGCAAGGGCGTATCCTTTGGCTTTCTCGACGCCAAAGCCGATGGGTCGCTCGACACATCACGGCTCGCGGCCATTTCGCCGGACCTGATCGTGCGGCCCTTCGGCTGGAAGGGTTCGTTTGCGACCATCCGCGACATCGTCGAGGACTCGCTGAACATCCATCACGGAATGCAGAGTGAGCACTTCGCCCGCGCGGCAGGCGCTGAGCGAGCCGGCAACGGCGGCGGCGACGACCCCGATGGCGACGGCGCGACGAGAGAGATCACCGAGGGGCAGACGTCGGTGCTGTCGCTCTTCGTCGCGATGCAGGAGACGCCGCTCTCCCTCATCCCGACGAACACGCGGACGTTCGTTTCTGATTCGGACTTTGCGATGAACGTCGCGGAGGGCCGGCGAACCTTCGAACGGCTCGGATGCGTCGAATGCCATCGACCGGCGCTCAAGCTCGAGAGCAGCGTCTTTCGCTTGGCGAGCCGCGCGGGCGGAAAACCGCTCGTCGTCGATCTCGGGAAAGAGGCCGCGGAGCCGCGCGTCGCGGCGCCGGCCGACGGCGGCGGCACGTGGGTCGAGCTCTACAGCGATCTCAGGCGTCACGACATGGGTCCCGAGCTCCGTGAATCACGGCCTGATCGAGGGGTGGCTCCGGAGCAGTTCCTCACGCGCCCGTTGTGGGGTCTCGCGCGAAGCAAGCCGTATCTCCACGACGGCCGCACCGTGACGGTGGAGGATGCGATCTTGGCTCACGGCGGCGAAGCGTTGCCGGCCCGTAACGGGTACGTCTTCCTTCCCGAGACCGAGCGCCTCAAGGTCCGCTCGTTTCTCGCTTCCTTGGGACGCGCGCGACGCTTGGTTGCGCCGTGACGGTCGCGCCATGACGAGCGCAGCCCGCGCGGCTCTCGCCGCAATGGCCATGGCGGCGCTCGGCTGCGGCAAGGTCGCTCATGAACCGCCGCCTTGCGCCGCCAACACCGACTGCGACTGTTCCATCGAGCGCCGCCGAGAAGACCGCAGCTGCTGCCCCGCGTGGAGCCGTGCTCTGGCCGGGGCGTGCCAACCGATGACGCTGCGCTCGGCTCCAGGGCAGCGTGATCTGGGCCCCGCCGGCGCCCGCCGCGTCTCGATCGGCATCGACGACGACGGCCGCGCCGTTGTCGGTTGGGTGACCGCCAACGACCAAGAAGCACGCGCCGTCGTCGCCGCCGAGTCCGCCGCGGGTACCTTTCGTCTCACCGAGCCCTTTGCGGCTGTGGGAGGCCAGCCGACCGACTTGTCGCTCGCCACCGGTCCGGGGCGTCGCGCGACCGTCGCTGTAACGGTGGTGGAGACGAAGCAGCCCGACGAGAGCTACGTCTTCGTGGCGGAGCGCACCGACAGCGGCGCCTGGCTGGGGCCGACCGATCGGGCCGACCGCTTCTCGTTTCTCCCGCGAGGCACGCAGCCGCACGTGCTCCGGGCGCCCACGGGCGAAGTCCTCGTCACGTGGGATCAGTGGGCTGGCGACTCCTACGGAGTGCAGATTGCACGGAAATTGCCAGACAGCGCTTGGGACCGGCCCAAGACCGCCATCGAGGCTGTCTCGCACCGCGTGCTCTACGCCAACAGTCCGCGGTTGGCGGCGGCCCAGAACGGTGACGTCTTGGTGAGCTGGTATCAGGCTGTCCGCGATGCGCCGCCGCCGGCGGCCGGCTCACTCATGGCCTTCGTATCGGAACGAAGCGGGCTCACGGGAACGTTCTCGGTATCAACGGGGCAAGACCACTTGTCCGTCTTCGGCACCGACGTCGGCGGGCAAGGCGCGGGCAGCCCACGCGCGGCGTTCTCGCCCGTCACCGGAGAAGCCGTCTGCACGTGGACGCAGCTCGACGACGAGGCGAAGCTCCGTCCCTACGTGGCGCAGCGAGCGCTCGGCGGTCCGTGGCAACGGCCAAAGACGCTCGCCGCATCATTGGGACGGAGCCGCGGGCACGTGGAGCGCCTCGAGGTGGCCTTCGGTGCGCGCGGAACGCTGGTGCTCGCCTGGACGCAGGAAGGCCCCGATGGCAAGGTTCTCTACGCCCTTCGTCGCAGTCGACAGGGCGAGTGGCTCGATTCGCCCGACGCGCCGGTCCGCATCTCGCTCGAGGGGGCCAAGGCTGGGAACCTCGCCCTCGCAACGGGGCACGATGGAGCCATCGCGATTGTTTGGAGTGAGCAAACGGAGCGCGGCTCTGCGCTACGTCTGCGGCGCGGCTGGGAGGGCGCCGGCTGGGATCCGCCAGAAACGCTCGCCGAACCGGAGCGCAGGGCCGACTGGCCCGCCGTCGCCTTCGGCGGCACGCCCGAGCGCATGGCCATCGCGTGGACCGAGGGCATCCTCGGCCGCGTGTTCGTGAGCGTGCTCGAGTAGCGCGGCATCAAGCGCATTCACATCGTGAACCGCACCGCGGCGTCCGTGGCGCCAGATCGGGGCGTCAACGCTGGGCGTCAACCACTGGGCGTCAGAAGCGCGAGCGCATCACGAAGAACGCGCCCAGCACGCGCGGCGTGGGCAGGTTCTGCGGCTCGCGACTTGACCGAAGGAGGAGCGTGTAGTCGGCCTCCATGGCGAGGCGCGTGTCCTTGCTGAAGTGCACCTCAAGGCCCGCAGCGACTTGCGACGCGTATTCGCGATTCTGCGGAAGGACCTGTTGAAGCGTCGGGTCGAATCGCCACTCGCCAAGCCCCACGTGAACAAAGGGCTGCACCGCGCCGAGATCGAGCCGCGCACGACCAACCAACATCCGCATCGAACGGTTGAGGCGCATGCCGTCGGTCATGCCGGCGCGGCCGCTGAGCGCATAGGCCTGCGACCAATCGCGCGCCACAAGCGACAGGCGAACGGGCGGGTTGAAGGGTGCCGTTGACTCGACGGGCTTGTCGGACAGAACAACGGGCCTTACAGGGGGCGTGGTGGAAGGCGACGCAAGCTGCGACGTCCGCGCTTCGAACCAGGAGTAGCTCGACTCGAGCACGCGGCCCACATCGACGGGAAGCGCGTAGGGCTCCGCCTTTGCGATGGAGGGCGCCGCCAACGCGCCGGCGAGGACAGTGAGCACGGAGAGACGGCGAACGAAGGTCGTCATTCGAGGTGCGGCGCGCGGCCGTGAGGAGAGACGAGCAACGTGCATGCCCTCGTCGCTCGCCGGATAGCGCCCCTCAAGAAGTACCCTGAGATCGCGGCGAGGGCTGAAAATCCGCTTATTTTCGTGGGAGCTGCGACCTGCGTCTCACACATGTCGCAGCTCGCTGCTGGATCGAGCTTGCCCCACGTGCTGCTGCCCATCGGCAGCATCCTGCAAGCGTATCTTCGGCGCCGTGCAAGCGCGTGCCGCGCGTCACGACCGCCTACGCGCGCAGCTTGTCGGACTGGCCCATTCGGAAGAACGAACGGAGCGCGCCGCGCAGCTCACGAAAGCGGCCATGGGCCACGCACTCGCGCTCGAGCCGATGGGTAAACCGCGTAGCGACGGAATTTGCCAGCCGGTAGCGCTCGCCTTGCTCGCTCGCCGGGGCGTGCGTGTACGCCACCCCCTCATAGAGCCGCCTTCGAAGCCGACCGCTCGCTTCGACGTCGAGCTCCGGCAACGACGCGGCGAGCACGACGTACTTGTCGACCTCGGCTTGGATCTCGAGTTCGAGTTGCGTCGTCGGTCGATCGGTCTTCGCGCGCTCCGCCAAGTACACGAAGTGGCTCACCCCTTCGATGAGCTGACAGACGCCGTCGAGCTCGAGTCCATCACCAGACGCAGAGGGCGTGAGTGGTGCAAGGCGCAGCGAGACCTCGATGCCGTCGTCTTGTTCGCGCAGCAGCAGCGTCTCGCGCTCCCCCGATTCGGCCGGCGCGATGTAGTCCCCCACGTCGCACGTCGCCTCGAGGACGTAGAGGCGCCCCAACGCCGCTTGGACCTTGCGCGCCATCTCGCGTTCGCGCACGAGCGCCACGCCGTTGCCGCGGAGGCGATCGGCCCCGCGACTCTCGTCGGTCATTGCACGCCCTTCGCGTGACGCATCGGCACGAGCCCGTGGTGCGTGAGCTCTTCGGCAAGCTTGGAGCTGCCGGTCTTGAGCCAACGCTCGTAGGCTTTGAGGAGCCCCCGCGAATCGCCGGTGGGCCGCCCGATGGTGGCGTCGGCGACCTCCGAGAGGACGTTCACCCAGCGCTCAAACGTGGACGCGAGCTCGCCGAGGACGTCGAGGCGGGGCGCCGAGCGGTCTTCCGCGCCGGGCCCAAGCAACGTGCTCGCGGCGTGGTAGGCCGTCACACCGATACCAACGACGTACTTCTGGTCGACGCCGCGAGCCTCGAAGTGATCACCGAAGAAGCCGGTCGTGTAGAGGACGCCGTCGCCCAGCATCCGGAGCCGCTGAAAGCGCTCGGAGGTGCCTGGCGTGTGAAGCGCCTCGTCCAAGAGCAGCGTCAGCGGCCGGTCGAGGGCCGCCTCGGCTTGCGGGTCTGGCTTGGCGTAGTCGGCGAGGAGCGAGACGACATAGCTCGTGGTGCCGTCGTTGGCGGGTACCCGTTGGCTCTTGATGGCCTCTTCCACAACTTCGCGAAAAAACCCCGCAACCGAACCCGACGCCACGATGGTCATGTTTTGCCGCCTCCGCACCACCCGCGAAGGCTGAGGGGTCCGCTCGTCGCGGTCCCGGTCAGCGCCAAAGCGAGGGTCATGATCACTTGTACGGACGCTTGCGATTCTTCGCAATTTCCGTCACGCGCGACCTACCCCGGCGCCAAAGAGCGCTAGCCACCCTGCTCGCCGGTGCTAACACAGCGGCCCGGGCGAGGCGCGCCCGCAACAATTGTAATCATTTCAAAAAGATGAACATTGTGACGCCTCCCCCTTGACGGGTCCGCGGGGGCGATTATGTTGCCGCCGGTCGTTAGCACTCGTCACAGGCGAGTGCTAACAATCGACCGGGTCGCACCCGGCGGAGCCCAACCGGGGTGCTGCCCCAGCGGCTACGTTTCCCGGCCTCGGCCGGTTATTGCGCACCCAGCAGCCCTGGCTGCGCCGATTCAGGAGGACATCATGGCGAAATTCCGTCCGCTTCAAGACCGCATCATTCTCAAGCGCGTGCAGGAAGAGGAGAAGTCGAAGGGTGGGATCATCATCCCCGACTCCGCAAAAGAGAAGCCCATCGAGGGCGAGATCATTGCGGTCGGCAGCGGCAAGGTCCTCGAGGACGGCACCGTGCGCAAGCTCGAGGTCAAGGTCGGCGACCGCGTCCTCTTCGGCAAGTACAGCGGCACCGAAGTGAAGATCGACGGCGAAGAGCGCCTCATCATGCGCGAGGACGACCTCCTCGGCATCCTCGAGAAGTGAGTTAGTTCGGGGCTTTCGCCGTCGCGAAGACCCC from Myxococcales bacterium includes these protein-coding regions:
- the groES gene encoding co-chaperone GroES, which gives rise to MAKFRPLQDRIILKRVQEEEKSKGGIIIPDSAKEKPIEGEIIAVGSGKVLEDGTVRKLEVKVGDRVLFGKYSGTEVKIDGEERLIMREDDLLGILEK
- a CDS encoding OmpA family protein, encoding MIARARGAGWRHQILPLGIAAVGLLVSTPAFAQTAEAKVDSGGMMIGLKLEPGVAFPLSAPQTDNFGVGGAGMAKLGLGVHPLIDLQATAGILGFGGKNTPTVKGELVSVTFLGAGARIQKPHTDNSLSPWVDADVGFVQTGDLSRFGYAVGGGLQFPLGDKAAYWLGPFVRFLQVTSGDKPNVNADDAKIVIAGLTLEIELTGRGPKDTDGDGVPDTIDKCPTKAGPKETQGCPDTDLDGLPDHEDKCPTEPGPKENQGCPGGDSDGDGVPDKEDRCPTIPGPKENKGCPDSDGDSVNDADDQCPNVKGEPDNKGCPKYKQVTVKESKIEIAQKIFFAFNQATILPKSFDILDEVAQALKDASKLRVRIEGHTDAVGAVEHNLALSEARAAAVREYLIGQGLTPDRLESKGYGPTLPLESNATAEGRERNRRVEFVILNK